The nucleotide sequence CCGATGTGCTTTAGTTTTCCGCACTACCCCCTTATTGTATATTTAGTCTTCCAATTAAATTGCGTCTAGGTTTAATAATTTGACTGAATTGGGTTAAATTATATGCATTTGATTCACACAAATTAGACCACACACAAACTCACTTTTGCCGGAAGTTCCTTTTATCTTTTGTCTATCGTTTGATTTTTCCGCACttaattgatcaaagtcTTCAATAAAATGGGGAAGCAGGAGGGACAAAGTGCAAATGTAGTATGTGAATTGAGGCGGTTTATATTAGACGCGTCtgaaaattgattttataGTGCGCAATCAAAAAGATACACTGTCGCTATACAAATTTACTAGTCCTAGTTAGTGTATGTGAGGACTGAAGTCTAGCAAGACTTGATGAGTTACATTCATAACAATCTCCAGCCGTTATCTCATAGTAATGAGCTCTGCAAtcttttggtttcaaaattagATTAATCTTTCtcatatattttttttttggttatGAAACTGTTCCTGTTTTAggttttgattgttttaaCTTTGCAAATATATGAAGAACGGATATTTCTTGTGAATTATCTAAATTTTAAGTGAAATTTAAAAGCTGGAACTGAGATATATCATGTTATTCAATCTCGGATGTAATtatattattttgttgtaaaaCAGTACAATACTTCTTGGGGTCAATCAAAACTTCATAAATAGTGAGCTGTGCTTCTATCAATATAAATAATTGATAGAAGCATAAGTGAAAAATAGACACAAGCGAGCCTTTCTAGAAGGAATATGTTGATATGCACACTAATATGCTTGGAAGACGTTGTCGTGAAGTTCAATTTATGcgacatttgaaaaatatgacattgaaaaattactTTTATAAAACCTTCAAAACCTCACTGCATCTACAGTCTATTTTTATCATTTTGATTGCACTTGACAAAGTATCGAACTACCTCATTTTACCCAACACACGCTCCATAAAATGAAACTCAAAGTAGCAATTgtccaaatcaattccCTTCTAGGTCAttcacaacaaaatatcaccaaaatcaatcacctattatcaacaatcaatggTCGTTTCCCTGACTTGGTAGTTTTGTCCGAACTAGCAATAACTGGGTATAATTTCTCCCTGGCTACACATTTGAGACCATTTTTGGAGTCGCCTTACAAATATGGTGCTTCGCTTGATTTTGCTCATGAATTGAGTTTGAAACATAGGTGTTTTACAGTGGTGGGGTATCCTGAAGGAGCGCACCTAGAGAAGAGTAAAGGTAATGTTGGAAatagtggtggtggtgatgttgttgttgatggtgttgttgatggagAGGTTATTTATAATTCGTGTGCTGTTTTCAACAGGACAGgtgaattgatttataaCTATCGAAAGACATTTTTATACGAAACTGATGAAAAGTGGGGATGTTTAGAAAATCCTGAGAAGGGGTTTACACCAATACCATTAAAATTCAATACAAAAGATACCAAGggtggtgatggtgatggtgcTAACAATGGTGAAGTATTAACGAATTTTGGTATATGTATGGACTTGAATCCATATAAATTCGAAGCAccattcaataaatttgaattcagtGCTAAATGCTATCACAACAAAGCCAAGTTGATAATATGCCCCATGGCGTGGTTGTCTTCACAATCACCATCAATCAAGACCGAATTAACCCAAGAAGAGAAATTGGATCAAGCTACACAGTTGAAGCTACTGAGCGATCCATGTAATGAAACGATAAATTATTGGATTTTGAGATTCTTCCCATTTTTAAAACACAAATATAGTTTTTTCCCTAAATGGTGGCCTTCTAGGGATAAAGTAAGTGTGTTGATATGTAATCGAGTGGgtaaagaagatgatgtgGTTTATGGGGGTAGTTCATGTATTCTACAATTTAATAATAAAGAAGCTTCAACAAGTGATGGTGATTATGATGCCATAGATGAACTGAATCCCagtgttgatgttgttggtaGATTATCTCAAAACGAAGAAGGTATATTGGTGAAGGAAATTGAtgtataaacaaaagagcCAATGCAGATTGAAGTTTTAGATATACAGTATGGATTTGTATTACTCAAGTAAGATTATTATTGCTAAGACGGGAATTGGAGAATCGGTGGATGGTATACTATTTTGGTTATAGTACTGGGAGAGAAAAGCGGAAGATAACAGATTTTTCGTAAATAAACGCGTTTTGAAAGCCGTAAGATAATaacaaaagcaacaaaCACACAAAGAGTACTGAGAAAAGTGTTTAGTGATtatgtatgtatatatgtatgtttgatgattttgtgGAAGATTCCACAGAAAGCGATTAATTGGAAGGTGGGGGGAAAGTGTGTATTAACCACAACAGGAGAAGATGTCGTGTGACTTTTGATCGTTTTTGTAATTGCTGGTAtgtgtgtttgtgttttgattgttgaattaCGGGTTTTAACTCGgtatttgaattggaaaagacGCGAGATTTGGAAAGAGGGAGAGGAATAGACTTTGAAAGCCACCTTTTAGCCTTACGATTCGATGAAAGTTGTTTCATATGAACTAGctcattgtttgttgttgttgttgttgttgatattactatttccaaaaacttTACTTTTGTAATGTGATTGTACAGTGTCACATATCTAGAGTATGAGCTAATAAAGTGTGAATAAAGTAAACTCGTAACTAGATCTCTATTGTCCCTGGTGGCTTTTCGACATACAATGGTGGTTATTGTTTAGTTCTTGAGATCTGATTTCTATATATCATTGTGCAATTAAACACGACCTAATAATAAAAAACTAAAAACTAAAAgctaaaaataaatttttttaaatcTCCCCAAACGTATAAAAATCCTCTGGGAGTTCTTGGCATTTCATTTGTAAATGTACGGAAGTCAAGtagaacaaaaaagaaaaagacaCACAATGGAGGCAGACAAAATATAGAATAAATGGAGAAGAAAAGTAAACTTACAAGAGAAAATAGAACCAGACGTGAAGAAGGAAACGCTTCCATTGCGTAAGATACAAACGACAGTAATAAATTTTCCGTACATCAAGTATGCACTTACTATacacaatttgatttgttatCTATAATTGTCTAAGTAGATAGATATGTCAAAGATATAAATTTTTAGGATCTATAAAGGTACAAGGGGAAATACAATACATAATATTACTATATTAGTGTCTGATTCAAATGTCGTGTGagtttaaaaaaaaatatgaGTTGTTTAGTGTTTAGTGTTTAGTGTTTGGTGTTTAGTGTGACTTGTTACTAAAAATGAGTTTATctaaatttctttttttctctttgcatttttctttattgcGGCTACTGTACTATTGCACTCTACCATACTATATGTAATATGAGGTATTACAAAAGATGACATTCTTTGTGCATTTGgaataatttgaaattgtaattCTATGTATATCAATGTATAAATACTTTGAATGATGTCTTCCTCATGTTCACAAAGAGTTTATTGTCCCAGACATCagttcaaatttttcactttccttcttttgaatACCGAGGTTACAACTAAGTACTATATCGCTACAGAAATAGTGTTCATATTTGTTGATATCGTATTAAACATCCATTAGTCACACTTGAAACAGTGTACTCACTTATTTTCGGATTTAAAGACTTTTACAACACAACTACTTACAATCGCAATTTGGCAACAAAAGTAGTACATTCATATTAGCAAAACATCAAGCATATTCAACTGATAACAGCATAGACGATGGCAAAATTTCATTCGCGTCGAATAGTAGTCAAATTATTTCTACTATTAACTATAGCATATACAATTCTTGTATCATTAAAGCTGATTGTAGCTAAACCAAGTTTACAGCAATATCGTAAATTGCTTAATCAACAGTTTACTCATAaatataatcaaatttattacaattttttagcATCCAATTACGATTTGAACAATGACGCGAGCtttaataaacaattggcaATAATACGACAAGATGCTATTGAAGAGGATAGAGGTAATAATGAACTTTGGATGttgaatgaagaaattacaaACAATTTACCATTAACTGTACAAATACCGTCATATTTTAAAGAGAAGCAACTACTGGAATCTACTCCACTTGTTCATGATTTTGATCCTCGATTTACATTTGGTGCTTATTATCAATACATTGCTAGAACTTCATCAGAGTCCAACTTGGTTGTACCTTTCCATTGGTCAGATTGGGTTGATTTATCTATACTCGACAAGTATATCACCAACTACCCCAAAACTGACTTGTGTTCAACtttatttgatatttcaGATAAACAGGATCTCATTAAAGGGTCCAATATGCGTAATGTTGAAGAGTATTGTCAATTT is from Candida orthopsilosis Co 90-125, chromosome 1 draft sequence and encodes:
- a CDS encoding Nta1 protein (S. cerevisiae homolog NTA1 has protein amidohydrolase activity, has role in protein modification process, protein catabolic process localizes to mitochondrion), translated to MKLKVAIVQINSLLGHSQQNITKINHLLSTINGRFPDLVVLSELAITGYNFSSATHLRPFLESPYKYGASLDFAHELSLKHRCFTVVGYPEGAHLEKSKGNVGNSGGGDVVVDGVVDGEVIYNSCAVFNRTGELIYNYRKTFLYETDEKWGCLENPEKGFTPIPLKFNTKDTKGGDGDGANNGEVLTNFGICMDLNPYKFEAPFNKFEFSAKCYHNKAKLIICPMAWLSSQSPSIKTELTQEEKLDQATQLKLSSDPCNETINYWILRFFPFLKHKYSFFPKWWPSRDKVSVLICNRVGKEDDVVYGGSSCILQFNNKEASTSDGDYDAIDESNPSVDVVGRLSQNEEGILVKEIDV